From Parambassis ranga chromosome 9, fParRan2.1, whole genome shotgun sequence, the proteins below share one genomic window:
- the LOC114441235 gene encoding uncharacterized protein LOC114441235 codes for MADLPEDRVSPDLPPFTHVGIDYFGPIEVKRGRSYVKRWGVIFTCLVSRAIHLEVANSLDTDSCINALRRFLCRRGTVSTIRTDNGTNFVGAQKELKTALATLKNALLKDGVKWLFNPPFGAHYGGVWERLIGPVKRILYSVLKEQQLDDETLQTALCEAEAIMNDRPLTTVSSDPNDLEPLTPNHLLQLKNKPIMPPGLFHKNDLYSRRRWRQAQYLADLFWRRWTREYLSFLQKRVKWLHTKRSLCPNDLVIIVDDAAPRSSWLLGRVIKTLPGSKGLVRSVLVKTKSNIIQRPIDRLCLLSEAAVN; via the coding sequence ATGGCCGATCTGCCGGAGGACAGGGTATCTCCAGATTTACCCCCCTTTACCCATGTGGGCATTGATTACTTTGGTCCCATAGAAGTGAAGCGGGGCCGGTCATATGTTAAAAGATGGGGAGTCATCTTTACCTGCTTGGTGAGTCGGGCAATACATCTGGAAGTGGCAAACTCACTGGACACTGACTCCTGCATCAATGCACTACGCAGATTTTTGTGCCGCAGAGGAACAGTGTCAACCATTCGCACGGACAACGGAACAAACTTCGTGGGGGCACAGAAAGAGCTGAAGACCGCACTTGCAACACTTAAAAACGCACTATTGAAGGATGGAGTGAAGTGGTTATTTAACCCACCTTTTGGAGCCCATTACGGTGGAGTGTGGGAAAGGTTGATTGGGCCGGTGAAGAGGATTCTCTATTCTGTTCTGAAAGAACAACAACTGGATGATGAGACCCTACAGACAGCACTATGCGAAGCAGAGGCTATAATGAATGACAGACCATTAACGACAGTGTCAAGTGATCCCAATGATCTTGAACCCCTTACCCCAAACCACCTCCTACAACTAAAAAATAAACCAATCATGCCTCCAGGACTCTTTCATAAAAACGACCTGTACTCACGGAGAAGATGGAGACAGGCCCAGTACCTTGCTGATCTCTTCTGGCGAAGGTGGACTAGAGAGTATCTATCATTCCTCCAGAAGAGAGTTAAGTGGCTCCACACCAAACGAAGCCTTTGTCCGAATGACCTCGTCATCATAGTGGACGACGCAGCACCTAGGAGCTCTTGGCTCCTGGGCCGTGTAATAAAGACTCTCCCAGGATCTAAGGGCCTTGTCCGGAGCGTCTTGGTAAAAACCAAGAGCAACATCATTCAAAGACCTATCGACAGGCTCTGCCTTCTTTCGGAGGCAGCCGTTAACTAG